A genomic region of Pelodiscus sinensis isolate JC-2024 chromosome 1, ASM4963464v1, whole genome shotgun sequence contains the following coding sequences:
- the LOC142830546 gene encoding olfactory receptor 52M1-like, which yields MLAVTDLALSTSLVPKTLSIFWFNSREIDFGSCFTQMYLVHCFLVIESGMFTAMAFDRYVAICNPLRHSTILTNSVVAKICLAVVLRGFMMILPIPIMGSRWPYCKTNIIPHTYCKHFSVVSLACADNRPTSYYSVFVTFFVHGVDGFLIAVSYIQILRAIFRLPTKDARLKAFGTCGSHLCALSTLYIPDLSVSLMQRIASNVPLPVLILMANVQLLMLPTLHPIIYGLMTKQIRDRLLWIVTQKRA from the coding sequence atgctggctgtcaccgACCTGGCCCTGTCCACGTCCCTTGtgcccaaaacactgagcatcttctggttcaattctagAGAGATCGATTTTGGTTCTTGCTTCACGCAGATGTACCTTGTTCACTGCTTTTTAGTGATAGAGTCTGGGATGTTCACAGCCATGGcttttgatcgctacgtggccatctgtaaTCCcttgagacattccaccatcctgacaaattcCGTTGTAGCCAAGATTTgcctggccgtggtgctgcgcGGCTTCATGATGATACTTCCCATTCCCATCATGGGGAGTCGGTGGCCATACTGCAaaaccaacatcatcccccacacGTACTGCAAGCACTTTtctgtggtgtccctggcctgtgctGACAACCGCCCCACTAGTTACTACAGCGTCTTTGTGACATTCTTTGTGCATGGTGTGGATGGGTTTTTAATAGCCGTGTCCTAcatccagatcctcagggccatcttccgacTGCCCACAAAGGACGCTCGGCTCAAAGCATTTGGAACCTGCGGGTCTCATCTCTGCGCCCTCTCAACCTTGTACATCCCAGATCTCTCTGTCTCCCTCATGCAGAGGATTGCTTCTAATGTGCCCCTGCCTGTGCTCATCCTCATGGCCAATGTGCAACTACTGATGCTTCCCACACTacaccccatcatctatgggttGATGACAAAGCAAATCCGGGATAGGCTGTTGTGGATAGTTACTCAGAAAAGGGCCTAA